A genomic region of Helicoverpa armigera isolate CAAS_96S chromosome 31, ASM3070526v1, whole genome shotgun sequence contains the following coding sequences:
- the LOC110382619 gene encoding cholesterol 7-desaturase nvd has product MASCPNDVDSILNKELTFSECQNAMKSKEFLRDFLLFNLNIIFNVIRTIFEFIFENSGCVLFCVFVSFLFFVVYRSYVNPLLYKKELTEIGFEHIAKGPDRDRRISRAQATRRMGNKIPPPYPNGWFAVAESRELKVGGVTAVDALGQNLCVYRGEDGVARCVDAYCPHLGANLAVGGNVCGNCIECPFHKWRFGENGACVSVPGVENAPKGVSIKQWSTVERDGAIWLWYDAEDRPPLWNIEEVPELEHWGYRGRNEFIVSAHIQEIPENGADVAHLNAVHSPSLVSSLGEKYPLLYDLIGRHVWSASWTKGDDHMASMTLTHDYKIMKCHLCHIDVKVTQIGPGHVRLFMQSPVGPILVSQSVTPLAPSLQRVVHRMYSPTHNAPLAALLVKSEGAMFERDITIWNSKRFVSAPAYVKTDKTIRAFRSWFSQFYSEHSISFRDANQNTLDW; this is encoded by the exons ATGGCTTCCTGCCCAAATGACGTTGACAGCATTTTGAACAAGGAACTGACATTTTCGGAATGTCAAAACGCAATGAAGAGCAAAGAGTTTTTAAGAGATTtcctattatttaatttgaatataattttcaacGTTATAAGAacaatttttgagtttatttttgaaaatagtggctgtgtattgttttgtgtttttgtttcttttttgtttttcgttGTTTATAGAAGTTATGTTAATCCTCTGttgtataaaaaa GAACTAACAGAAATCGGTTTCGAACACATCGCAAAAGGCCCGGATAGGGACAGGCGGATATCCCGGGCCCAGGCTACCCGACGGATGGGGAACAAAATCCCCCCACCGTACCCTAATGGCTGGTTTGCAGTGGCAGAGAGCAGGGAACTCAAAGTTGGCGGAGTTACCGCTGTTGATGCTTTAG GTCAAAATCTCTGCGTCTACCGTGGAGAAGACGGCGTTGCTCGCTGTGTTGACGCTTATTGCCCTCATTTGGGGGCAAACCTGGCTGTCGGGGGCAATGTCTGTGGCAACTGCATCGAGTGCCCTTTCCATAAGTGGAGGTTTGGAGAAAATGGCGCTTGTGTTAGTGTTCCGGGAGTTGAAAATG CCCCAAAAGGCGTATCAATAAAGCAATGGTCGACGGTAGAACGTGACGGCGCTATCTGGCTCTGGTATGACGCGGAGGACCGACCTCCGCTGTGGAACATCGAGGAGGTGCCCGAGCTGGAACACTGGGGGTATAGAGGGAGAAACGAGTTTATTGTTAGCGCTCATATACAA GAAATTCCAGAAAATGGTGCCGATGTGGCACACTTGAATGCGGTGCATTCGCCATCTTTAGTTTCTAGTTTAGGAGAGAAATATCCACTACTGTATGACTTGATAG GTCGTCACGTATGGTCAGCGAGCTGGACGAAGGGCGACGACCACATGGCGTCCATGACACTGACACATGACTACAAGATCATGAAGTGTCATCTCTGTCATATAGATGTTAAAGTTACACAG ATAGGTCCCGGCCACGTGCGTCTCTTCATGCAGTCCCCAGTGGGTCCTATCCTAGTCTCCCAGTCGGTGACGCCACTGGCGCCCTCTCTGCAGCGCGTGGTGCATCGCATGTACTCGCCCACACACAACGCGCCGCTAGCAGCGCTGCTTGTCAAGTCTGAGGGAGCTATG TTCGAACGCGACATCACAATTTGGAATAGCAAACGTTTCGTCTCTGCCCCCGCTTACGTCAAAACGGACAAAACTATTCGTGCCTTTAGGAGTTGGTTCTCACAGTTTTACAGTGAACATAGCATATCTTTTAGGGACGCTAATCAAAATACACTGGATTGGTAA
- the LOC110383238 gene encoding cytochrome P450 307a1 has product MLSALFLLAAFLIAVYKIYFSNTITYKKVTKYGENKTLMLKEAPGPTPLPIIGNLHLLGKHESPFQSFTDLAKKYGDIFSLQLGTAKCLVVNNLDLIREVLNQNGKFFGGRPDFIRFHQLFAGDRNNSLALCDWSNLQLRRRNLARRHCGPKQHTDNFARIGDVATFESIELLQTLKNITRSSDSSINLKPILMTTAMNMFSHYMCNVRFDAENDEDFKRIVDHFDEIFWEINQGYALDFLPWLQPFYKKHLDKLSNWSADIRSFILSRIVEQRELDLDVEGPEKDFLDGLLKVLHEDPTVDRNTIIFMLEDFLGGHSSVGNLVMLCLTAVARDPEVGRKVRAELDALTKGKRPVTLLDRHSLPYTEATVLECLRYASSPIVPHVATENAAISGYGVEKGTIVFINNYELNTSEEYWQEPEKFDPTRFLEKTKVRVRRNSFCDSGMESDGERPSKPAETEKEVWSVRRNIPHFLPFSIGKRTCIGQTLVTTMSFVMFASIMQEFEIGAESLEDLRQKPACVALPKDTYNLFLIPRKH; this is encoded by the exons ATGTTGAGTGCACTCTTTTTGCTAGCCGCCTTTTTAATCGCGGtgtacaaaatttatttttctaacaccattacttataaaaaagtaactaaatatggagaaaataaaactttgatgCTTAAAGAGGCTCCGGGGCCAACACCACTGCCCATAATAGGTAATTTACACCTTTTGGGCAAGCACGAATCGCCATTTCAGTCTTTTACAGACTTGGCGAAGAAGTATGGCGATATATTCAGCCTGCAACTGGGAACTGCTAAATGCCTGGTGGTCAATAACCTGGATCTTATCCGGGAAGTCTTGAATCAAAATGGGAAGTTCTTCGGCGGTCGACCGGATTTCATCCGGTTCCATCAACTTTTTGCTGGTGATAGGAACAACt CCTTAGCGCTCTGCGATTGGTCCAACCTACAGCTTCGCAGACGCAACCTAGCCCGTCGTCACTGCGGGCCAAAACAACATACCGATAACTTTGCACGAATCGGTGACGTGGCCACTTTCGAATCCATAGAGCTACTGcaaactttgaaaaatattactagATCCTCCGACTCAAGTATCAATCTAAAACCAATCTTAATGACAACAGCAATGAACATGTTTTCCCACTACATGTGTAACGTTCGTTTTGACGCCGAAAACGACGAAGATTTCAAACGAATCGTCGACCATTTCGACGAAATTTTCTGGGAGATCAATCAGGGATACGCTTTGGATTTCTTGCCGTggttacagcctttttacaaGAAACATTTGGATAAACTGTCAAACTGGTCTGCAGATATCAGATCCTTTATTTTATCAAGAATAGTAGAACAGAGGGAATTAGATTTGGATGTAGAAGGACCGGAAAAGGACTTTTTAGATGGTTTACTAAAAGTTTTACACGAAGATCCAACAGTCGATAGGAATACTATCATATTTATGCTTGAAGATTTTCTGGGCGGTCATTCTTCGGTTGGTAATCTTGTCATGTTGTGTTTGACAGCTGTGGCCAGAGATCCTGAGGTTGGTAGGAAGGTTAGGGCAGAATTAGATGCTCTAACTAAAGGTAAGAGACCAGTCACACTGCTGGACCGTCATAGCTTACCTTATACTGAAGCTACAGTTCTAGAATGTCTTAGATACGCCTCATCGCCAATTGTACCTCATGTGGCTACGGAAAACGCCGCCATTTCCGGCTACGGAGTAGAAAAAGGCACAATAGTATTCATTAACAACTACGAATTAAATACTTCTGAAGAATATTGGCAAGAACCTGAGAAATTTGACCCTACAAGGTTTTTGGAAAAGACCAAAGTTCGGGTCCGAAGGAATTCCTTCTGTGATTCAGGTATGGAATCCGATGGTGAGAGACCAAGCAAGCCAGCGGAGACAGAGAAAGAAGTTTGGTCCGTAAGGAGGAATATACCCCATTTCCTGCCTTTCAGTATAGGTAAAAGAACTTGTATAGGTCAGACTTTAGTTACAACAATGAGTTTCGTTATGTTTGCTAGCATAATGCAGGAGTTTGAAATAGGGGCGGAGAGTTTAGAGGATTTGAGGCAGAAACCAGCCTGTGTAGCTTTGCCTAAAGACACGTATAACCTCTTTTTGATTCCCAGAAAGCATtga